The Catellatospora citrea DNA segment GGCCCGCAGGCGGCGCTCGACGGCATCGCCGTCCTCGACGACCACGACGCGGACCGCGGCGTCCCGGTGCTGCCCGCGGGCGAGGACCGGTCCGTCGGCGCGCTGGTGCGCGAGCGGCTCGGCGGCGAGGTGGTCACGCACCTGGTCGACCCGCTGCTCGGCGGGGTGTACGCGGGCAGCGCCGACGGCCTGTCCCTGGCCGCCACCGTGCCGGCCCTGCACCGGCTGCTCGGCACCGAGCACACGCTGCGCGGCGCGGTGGCGCTGACCGCCGCCGCGAGCCGGGCCCACCAGCCGGGCAGTCCGGTGTTCGGCACGCTGCGCGGCGGCCTGGGCGCGCTGATCGACGCCGCCGCCGCGGAGCTGGCCCGCCGCGGGGTGCGCGTGCTGACCGGGGTGCCGGTGCGGCGGCTGGAGCGCCACGGCGCGGGCTGGGTGCTGTCGGTGGGCGCGGCCGCGCCCGACGCCCCGGAGAGCGTGCGCGCGCAGCGCGTCGAGTGCGACGCGGTGGTGCTGGCGTGCCCCGCGCGCCCGGCGTCGCGGCTGCTGCACGACGTGTCGCCGGACGCGGCGGCGCTGGTCGCCGCGCTCGACTATGCCAGCGTCGGGCTGGTGACGCTGGAGCTGGCGGGCGTCGAGCTGCCCGCGCTGACCGGCTTCCTGGTCCCGGCCGACCAGGGGCTGACCATCAAGGCGGCCACCTTCTTCAGCACCAAGTGGGCGCACCACGCCCGCCCCGACGGCCGGGTGCTGCTGCGCGCCAGCGTCGGCCGGTACGGCGAGCAGGCGGCGCTGCAGCGTCCGGACGCGGAGCTGGTGCGTACGGTGCTGGCGGATCTGGGCACGGTGCTCGGCTCGGCCCTGCCCGCGCCCGTCGCGGCGGAGGTGACCCGCTGGGGCGGCGGCCTGCCGCAGTACGCCCCCGGCCACGTCGACCGGATCACCCAGGCCCGCATGCAGCTGGCCGACCTGCCGCTCGCGCTGGCCGGAGCGGCCTTCGACGGGGTGGGCATCCCCGCCTGCGTCACCTCCGCGGAGCAGGCCGCAGACCGGATTCTGGAAGGATGAGAGCATGACCGAACAGACCAACGCGGCCCGGCTGCGGGAGCTCAACGACACCATCCGTTACACGATGTGGTCGGTGTTCCGGGTCAAGGGCCCGCTGCCGTCGATCCGCTCCGAGGTGTCGGGCGAGGTCGAGGCGCTGTTCGCCCAGCTCGCCGAGAAGGACGTCACGGTGCGCGGCGTCTACGACGTGGCGGGCCTGCGGGCCGACGCGGACGTGATGATCTGGTGGCACTCGGGTTCCTCCGACGCGCTGCAGGACGCGTACGGGCTGTTCCGCCGGACCGCGCTGGGCAAGTGCCTGACCCCGGTGTGGTCGCAGGCGGCGCTGCACCGCCCGGCCGAGTTCAACAAGAGCCACATCCCGGCGTTCCTGGCCGGTGAGGAGGCCCGGCGCTACGTCTGCGTCTACCCGTTCGTGCGCTCGTACGAGTGGTACCTGCTGCCCGACGAACAGCGGCGGGAGATGCTGGCCGAGCACGGCAAGATGGCGCGCGGCTACCCGGACGTGCGGGCCAACACGGTCGCCTCGTTCGCGCTGGGCGACTACGAGTGGATGCTGGCGTTCGAGGCCGACGAGCTGCACCGGATCGTGGACCTGATGCGCGACCTGCGCGCCTCGTCCGCCCGCCGGCACGTGCGCGAGGAGGTCCCGTTCTACACGGGCCGCCGCCGCTCGGTGGAGGACCTCGTCGCCGCCCTGCCGTAGGGGAGCGCTCCCGGCGTTACGTGCCCCCAACAGGGGCGAAGAGAAGTTCTGCAAACTGTAGGGCAACCCATGCAACTGATTTGCACGATCGTGCCCTACACTTGCGTACCATGACGCGCAGACTCGCCGAAGTGGCGAAGTACGTGGGAGTGAGCACGGCCACCGTGAGCAGGGTGCTCAACGGTCGCCCCGGCATCTCCGAGGCCACCCGAACGGCCGTGCTCACCGCGCTGGACGTGCTCGGCTACGAGCGGCCCACCAAGCTGCGCGGCGAACGGGCCCGGCTGGTCGGCCTCGTGCTGCCCGAGTTGCAGAACCCGATCTTCCCGGCGTTCGCCGAGGTCGTGGCCGGAGCCCTGGCCAAGCGCGGGTTCACCCCCGTGCTGTGCACCCGCACCGCCGACGGCGTCGCCGAGTCCGACTACGTGGACATGCTGCTGGAGCAGCAGGTGTCCGGCGTGATCTTCGCGGGCGGCAACTACGCCCAGGCCGACGCCGACCACGAGCACTACCGGCGGCTGCTCGACCGGGGCCTGCCCGCGATACTGGTCAACGCCGGCATCGACGACCTGGGCTTCCCCCGGGTGTCGGCCGACGACGCGGTGGCCACCGAGCAGGCGTACAACCACCTGGTGTCGCTGGGCCACGACCGGATCGGCCTCATCCTGGGCCCGCCCGACCACATGCCTTCCTCGCGCAAGCGCCAGGCCTTCCCCGGCGCCGACGACATGGTCGAGCGCACCATCTTCTCGATGGAGGGCGGCCACGCCGCGGCGGCGCGGCTGATCTCGCGCGGGGTGACCGGCCTGATCTGCGCCTCCGACGTGCTGGCCCTGGGCGCGGTGCGCGGTGCGCGCCGCCTCGGCCTGAACGTGCCCGGGGACGTGTCGCTGGTCGGCTACGACGACTCGGCCGTGATGACCTGCACCGACCCGCCGCTGACCACGGTGCGCCAGCCGATCGAGGCGATGGGCCAGGCCGCGGTGGCGCTGCTGGTCAGCGAGATCGCGGGCAACGTCGTCCCGGCCGATGAGCTGCTGTTCGAGACCGAGCTGGTGGTACGCGGCTCGACCGCCGCCGTCCCCGCCAACGCCCGCCTCGTCCCCGCCCAGGCCCGCGCCACCGACTGACCTTCCCCTCCCGACGGCTCCGTCCACTCCGTGCAAACGGTGTGCACGGAGCCGTTTCGCGTTCCCCGGCGGGATGATCGCTGTCTCGTGCCTTGAACTGCGGTCCAGCCCCACTTTCTGACACGGAACGACGATCACCGTCCCGGCAGCCGGTGGTGCCGGGACGGTGATCCCGGGGGGCCGTGAAACGTTGCGTAAACGTGACCGCCGTCGGTCGCGGTCGATGGCTGCCCGGCGCGGGCTGTTCCCGTTGCACCCCTGGTCGCCCGCGATCACCTCACCGTTGCCGGGTTTGCGGCCATGAGCTGCACGTTTGTGACTTCACAGCGATCATCGCGCACACCGCACCGCAAAGACCTGACCGTGTGCAAACCAGATTGCGAAACGGTATCGACACATGCCATGTGAACCAGACCACAGGCATTCCTTGCAGCGCAGACACTGGCTCGCGTGCGACAGCGTTCGGTCGAAAAATTGCGTAACTATCTCGACACCTTGCGGACATGAGTCGCCAACGCTACAGTGACTTCACCTAAGCCTGACCTTGGAAAATGCGAGGCGGGTCACACGGAAGTCAGCGCAACACCAAGAGGCCGCCGCGGCGATCCGTCCTCGCGGCTCCGTAGATCAAGAACTGTTTCCCGAAGGGATGGACAGATGTCCGTACCGCACTTCCGGAAGGTCGCGGCGATCGCGCTCGCGACCGGCCTGGGACTGGGCCTCGCGGCCTGCTCCACCAAGAGCGACGATGACACGGATGCTGCCGGCAAGACGATCATCACGGTCGACTGCCAGCCGGTCGGTGCGCAGAAGAACCTGCTGCAGGCGTGGAACGACGACGTCAAGGCGTTCGAGGCGGCCAACCCGACCATCAAGATTAAGAGCGTTTCGGTCGGCACCCAGTGCGCCAACCCGCCGGACTTCACCGCCCGCCTGCAGGGCGGCTCGATGACCGACGTGTTCTACGGCTACATGACCGACGTCCAGCAGGTCATCGACTCCGGCCAGGCGATGGACATCAGCGCCTTCGTCAACAAGGACAGCATCCCGACCTGGGACGACGTGCTCGCCGACGCGAAGAACACGTTCACCAAGGACGGCAAGGTCTGGGGCGTCCCGACCAAGAACTACTCGATGGGCCTGGTCTACAACAAGACCCTGTTCACCAAGGCCGGTCTGGACCCGAAGAGCCCGCCGAAGACCTGGGCCGAGGTTCGCGAGGCCGCCAAGAAGATCTCGGCGCTCGGTGACGGCATCGCCGGCTTCGGCGAGTACAGCTCCGGCAACACCGGTGGCTGGCACTTCACCGCCGAGCTGTACGCCCAGGGCGGCGCCCTGGTGACGGCCGACAACAAGAAGGCCGACTTCAACAACGACATGGGCAAGAAGGTTCTGCAGAACCTCAAGGACATGCGTTACGGCGACAACAGCATGGGCGCCCGCCAGCTGCTCGGCTGGGGCGACCTGCTGACCATCGCGGGTGCCGGCAAGGTCGGCATGTTCGTCGGCGCGCCCGACGCGACCACCGCGATCGTCACCCAGTTCCAGGGCAAGTACGAGGACTGGGCGATGGGCGCCATGCCCGGCCAGGACGGCGCCGCCAAGGGCACCCTGGGTGGCGGTGAGGGCTACTTCTTCAAGAAGGGCCTGACCGACGACCAGGTCAAGGCCGGTCTGAAGTGGCTCGCCTTCGAGAAGCTCACCCCGGGCAAGGGCCAGTTCGACTACGCCCGCGCCAAGGCTCAGGGCGAGCAGGTCGGTCTGCCGCAGCCGCAGCTGTTCACCCCGGGCAGCCCGTCGCAGAAGTCGGAGTTCGACCTGCGCAAGGCGAACGGCAACATCGCGCCGGACGACTTCTCCGCCTTCGAGAACAACCCGGTCACGATCAAGTTCGAGCCGCCGAACGCGCAGGGCATCTACGCGATCCTCGACGGTGCGATGTCGGCGATCCTGACCAACCCGAACGCGAACGTCGACGCGGAGCTCAAGAAGGCCGAGGACAAGGTCAACCAGCTCCTCACCCAGGCCGCCAAGTGATGTAAGGACGGGGAGCCGGGCACCATGCCGGCTCCCCGTCCTCGCGCGGACCTGACCCCGCACCTTCCCTCAGGAGTGATGACATGGCGATCGCCACCGTTCCTGGCGCCGGCATCGACGTCGGCAGCCAAGCGCCAGCACCCGTCGATCCGCGTCGCGCGCGTCGCAACCGCCGGCTCAAGGACAACCTCACCGGCTACGCGTTCCTGATCGGCGCGGTCATCTGCTTCGCGTTCTTCTCCTGGTACCCGATGATCCGCGGCGTGGTGATGAGCTTCCAGCGCACCCGCGCGGGCGAGACCACCTGGGTGGGCTGGGACAACTACGAGCGGATCATCAACGACCCGAGCTTCTGGACGGCCTGGCAGAACACCCTGTACTTCACGGTGCTCGCGCTGGTCCTCGGCTACGCGGTCCCCTTCTTCCTGGCGGTGCTGCTCAACGAGTTCCGGCACGCCAAGGGTTACCTGCGCATCCTGATCTACCTGCCGGTGATGCTGCCCCCGGCCTCGGCGCTGTTCCTGTTCAAGTACCTCGCCTACGACCCCAGCGACGCCGGTCTGTTCAACTCGATCCTCAAGGGGCTCGGGCTGCCGACCTCGCAGTGGATGCAGTCGACGGACATGACGATGCCGGCCATGGTCATCGCCTCGACCTGGATGAACATGGGCGGCGCGGTGCTGATCTACCTGGCCGCGCTGCAGAACATCCCGGGCGAGCTGTACGAGGCCGCCGAGCTCGACGGCGCCGGCCTGTGGCGGCGCATCACCAACGTGACCATCCCGCAGACGCGGCTGATCCTGTCGCTGATGGCCATGCTCCAGGTCGTGGCGACCATGCAGCTGTTCATCGAGCCGCTGATCCTGGCCAACGGCGCGGGCTCGGAGGACTCGGCCACCTCGGTCGTGTACCTCATCTACCAGCACGGCTTCTTCCAGAACGACCTCAACGGCGCGGCGGCGCTCGGCGTGATCATGCTCGTGGCGCTGATCGGCTTCTCCGCCGTCTACGCCCGGCTGAACGCGAAACAGGACTAGGGGAACGAGTCATGGCGCAGCAATCCGAGACGCGGTCACTGG contains these protein-coding regions:
- a CDS encoding carbohydrate ABC transporter permease, with the protein product MAIATVPGAGIDVGSQAPAPVDPRRARRNRRLKDNLTGYAFLIGAVICFAFFSWYPMIRGVVMSFQRTRAGETTWVGWDNYERIINDPSFWTAWQNTLYFTVLALVLGYAVPFFLAVLLNEFRHAKGYLRILIYLPVMLPPASALFLFKYLAYDPSDAGLFNSILKGLGLPTSQWMQSTDMTMPAMVIASTWMNMGGAVLIYLAALQNIPGELYEAAELDGAGLWRRITNVTIPQTRLILSLMAMLQVVATMQLFIEPLILANGAGSEDSATSVVYLIYQHGFFQNDLNGAAALGVIMLVALIGFSAVYARLNAKQD
- a CDS encoding LacI family DNA-binding transcriptional regulator, producing MTRRLAEVAKYVGVSTATVSRVLNGRPGISEATRTAVLTALDVLGYERPTKLRGERARLVGLVLPELQNPIFPAFAEVVAGALAKRGFTPVLCTRTADGVAESDYVDMLLEQQVSGVIFAGGNYAQADADHEHYRRLLDRGLPAILVNAGIDDLGFPRVSADDAVATEQAYNHLVSLGHDRIGLILGPPDHMPSSRKRQAFPGADDMVERTIFSMEGGHAAAARLISRGVTGLICASDVLALGAVRGARRLGLNVPGDVSLVGYDDSAVMTCTDPPLTTVRQPIEAMGQAAVALLVSEIAGNVVPADELLFETELVVRGSTAAVPANARLVPAQARATD
- a CDS encoding ABC transporter substrate-binding protein — translated: MSVPHFRKVAAIALATGLGLGLAACSTKSDDDTDAAGKTIITVDCQPVGAQKNLLQAWNDDVKAFEAANPTIKIKSVSVGTQCANPPDFTARLQGGSMTDVFYGYMTDVQQVIDSGQAMDISAFVNKDSIPTWDDVLADAKNTFTKDGKVWGVPTKNYSMGLVYNKTLFTKAGLDPKSPPKTWAEVREAAKKISALGDGIAGFGEYSSGNTGGWHFTAELYAQGGALVTADNKKADFNNDMGKKVLQNLKDMRYGDNSMGARQLLGWGDLLTIAGAGKVGMFVGAPDATTAIVTQFQGKYEDWAMGAMPGQDGAAKGTLGGGEGYFFKKGLTDDQVKAGLKWLAFEKLTPGKGQFDYARAKAQGEQVGLPQPQLFTPGSPSQKSEFDLRKANGNIAPDDFSAFENNPVTIKFEPPNAQGIYAILDGAMSAILTNPNANVDAELKKAEDKVNQLLTQAAK
- the hemQ gene encoding hydrogen peroxide-dependent heme synthase, with translation MTEQTNAARLRELNDTIRYTMWSVFRVKGPLPSIRSEVSGEVEALFAQLAEKDVTVRGVYDVAGLRADADVMIWWHSGSSDALQDAYGLFRRTALGKCLTPVWSQAALHRPAEFNKSHIPAFLAGEEARRYVCVYPFVRSYEWYLLPDEQRREMLAEHGKMARGYPDVRANTVASFALGDYEWMLAFEADELHRIVDLMRDLRASSARRHVREEVPFYTGRRRSVEDLVAALP
- the hemG gene encoding protoporphyrinogen oxidase; translation: MTRHTVVVGGGVAGLAAAMRLSGAGGRVTLVEQSARLGGRISTRPDGVDTGAEQFLMRDPAGGPSGAKRLVDELGLGDRLVHPAIAGAGLWLDGQLRPLPGGTVMGVPGPQAALDGIAVLDDHDADRGVPVLPAGEDRSVGALVRERLGGEVVTHLVDPLLGGVYAGSADGLSLAATVPALHRLLGTEHTLRGAVALTAAASRAHQPGSPVFGTLRGGLGALIDAAAAELARRGVRVLTGVPVRRLERHGAGWVLSVGAAAPDAPESVRAQRVECDAVVLACPARPASRLLHDVSPDAAALVAALDYASVGLVTLELAGVELPALTGFLVPADQGLTIKAATFFSTKWAHHARPDGRVLLRASVGRYGEQAALQRPDAELVRTVLADLGTVLGSALPAPVAAEVTRWGGGLPQYAPGHVDRITQARMQLADLPLALAGAAFDGVGIPACVTSAEQAADRILEG